One Lacipirellulaceae bacterium DNA window includes the following coding sequences:
- a CDS encoding prepilin-type N-terminal cleavage/methylation domain-containing protein yields MFRLRNNQRQQAKRSGFSLVEMIAATALVAGTLVPALAVMREAMSLSRETHLRSLLANFAVMKLEECSSVAMRNWTNATDDGDLSAYGYSNLSFTMVRSDDPADGGMVGQLMSISVTVFDDLDGDLIPDTGETQVQFRTKISKLLTYENEEV; encoded by the coding sequence ATGTTTCGACTTCGTAACAACCAACGCCAACAGGCCAAGCGTTCCGGTTTCTCTCTAGTTGAGATGATCGCCGCGACCGCCTTGGTCGCCGGTACGCTCGTTCCAGCACTGGCAGTGATGCGCGAGGCGATGTCGTTGAGTCGCGAGACACACCTGCGGAGCTTGTTGGCAAATTTCGCTGTCATGAAGTTGGAGGAGTGTTCCTCGGTCGCGATGCGGAATTGGACTAACGCCACTGATGATGGCGACTTGAGCGCCTACGGCTACAGCAACTTGAGTTTCACGATGGTGCGCTCGGACGACCCTGCGGATGGCGGTATGGTTGGTCAGCTTATGTCTATTAGCGTGACTGTCTTTGACGACCTCGACGGAGACCTAATCCCAGATACGGGGGAAACTCAGGTGCAGTTCCGCACCAAAATATCGAAACTACTTACCTACGAGAATGAAGAAGTCTAG
- a CDS encoding prepilin-type N-terminal cleavage/methylation domain-containing protein has protein sequence MKKSSNNAKRGFSLLELSIAMAMMAALSAASMVLLRTSQNAWNRHRDDHERSQSASAALRHIVRNARQSVAVTAITSPTNNSGSLSLQRSDGAILVWNHDGVNDQVNYGITTASSLLSNYITALTFTGYKADGISTTEDVDLIHIVECTVTYELDRPTGTTAKQLTSRAWLRSW, from the coding sequence ATGAAGAAGTCTAGCAACAACGCGAAACGAGGCTTCTCGCTGCTGGAACTGAGCATCGCGATGGCTATGATGGCTGCGCTTTCCGCGGCTAGCATGGTCCTGCTGCGCACTTCGCAGAATGCGTGGAATCGTCATCGCGACGATCATGAGAGATCACAAAGTGCTTCGGCGGCGTTGAGGCATATCGTTCGAAATGCTCGACAATCAGTAGCAGTAACGGCCATCACCTCGCCCACGAACAATTCAGGATCGCTCTCACTACAACGGTCAGACGGCGCGATTCTCGTTTGGAATCACGACGGAGTCAACGACCAAGTGAACTACGGGATCACGACCGCCAGTAGTTTGCTTTCCAACTATATTACTGCCTTAACCTTCACGGGATACAAGGCGGATGGGATATCTACCACCGAGGACGTCGATCTGATTCATATCGTCGAGTGTACCGTCACTTACGAACTTGATCGCCCGACTGGAACAACTGCCAAGCAACTGACCTCAAGAGCATGGCTGAGGTCCTGGTGA
- a CDS encoding PilN domain-containing protein: MQATWQLVQGESGEAGVPSLGALLGNHYLADADRDAPNLMEHIIASTQEPLKPTLIRSAIPLAAMLLLAIGMFVINFNEQGKLTQLEAEYSKLEPVEMRAKELRLQLLRTESKAVEMEKVASQLNRPLGSEALKQLGNCMPSDVWLRRLTLENGKSIQLDGSSFLPAGVYDFVRWLEQAPGFDEVALKATRPTSSEAGPVTGFTLELEVVDLNDQAEITAEKVASNE, encoded by the coding sequence GTGCAAGCAACCTGGCAGCTAGTTCAGGGAGAGAGCGGTGAAGCAGGCGTTCCCTCGCTAGGAGCGTTATTGGGCAACCACTATCTGGCTGACGCTGACCGAGATGCCCCGAATCTGATGGAGCACATCATTGCCAGTACCCAAGAGCCTCTCAAACCGACGCTCATTCGGTCCGCGATACCACTTGCAGCCATGCTGCTGCTAGCAATTGGCATGTTTGTCATCAACTTCAACGAACAGGGCAAACTGACTCAGCTTGAGGCGGAGTACAGCAAGCTAGAGCCTGTCGAGATGCGTGCCAAGGAACTGCGGCTTCAGTTGCTAAGAACTGAATCGAAGGCAGTCGAGATGGAAAAGGTCGCCTCCCAGTTGAATCGACCTTTAGGAAGCGAAGCCCTGAAACAGCTGGGGAATTGCATGCCCAGTGACGTTTGGCTTCGGCGACTGACGCTTGAGAATGGCAAGTCCATCCAGCTAGACGGCAGCAGCTTCCTGCCTGCTGGCGTGTACGACTTTGTTCGCTGGTTGGAACAAGCCCCTGGCTTTGACGAGGTTGCTCTCAAAGCGACTCGTCCGACTTCCTCCGAAGCAGGCCCTGTTACTGGCTTCACGCTCGAACTGGAAGTCGTTGACCTTAACGATCAGGCTGAGATTA